AACGACGGAGCTGCGCCTGGGGCCTTCGGTTTTTCGGTTTGGCACAGTTTTCGAGGGACAGGGCGTCTCTCTGATCCGAGGAGCATTGGAGCGGGACAAGAATGCAGACCTTGAGGCTTCGCAGGCTCTCCTTTCAATGCCCTATAGCGTCCTGTTCTGGCCGTCTCCATGACGCACTCTCCGTTGctcttttccctctctccctctatTCCGTCGCTCCGGCGCAGTCCTAGTTTCCTTCCTCGAGccctcgctgcatgcgcagccgccCCAGAGCGAGGACAACGAACTtcctttctctgcagcaccCGTGAACCAGGCGGGAGTCGGAGACTGCCCGCCACGAGCTGCTCTTGTCGTCTCTTCAGTCGTGTCCCTCTTGTTGTCTTCCTCatttttttcctctttccGCCGACTGGCGCCAGGGGGCTGTCTTtttccagcagcagcactgAAGGGAGAGCTGGTGTCCGTCATCTAGCGAGAAGGAACCCTTCGTTTTCGGTCGTGTCTGGAATCCGCTCCTCTGGGTTCCGTGCTGGTTCCCTCTCTGGCGACCCTAGGCATCCGCCTTCGTTCTCTTGCTCGGTCAactctctctttttcctgACGCCGCCTCAAAGCTGCTTTGTCTATCAGAGGGGCTCTGAGGCACCGGGCCTCCGGGTAACGAGCTCGTTGTCTCCATCTCAGCTGCTTTGCTCTCGAGgtttttctcgcctccggTCGTTTTCGTTCTTGCTCCACTCTTCTGCGGGTGCGTGCGAacccctccgcgccctctcttCGGTTGCAGCCTGCGaatttccttctctctcttcacgCGTGTCTTCTGCTCGCGGGGGGGATTCCGCGTCCTTTCTGGTCTCCGTTCTCGCATCTTCTCCTGAGCAAGCGACCGGCGACACAGCGCTCTGGGCTGTGCCGAAGAAACGCGTCTCCcactcgcgcacgcgcaccCGCAGAAGTGTCTGGATGAAGCGAAAGCCGAAGCATCAATACAAGGTGAGGCAACTGCCCGAGCGAACAACACCCCTGTGGATTCGCCCACTTGACCGGCTATTGCGCTCCGTTTCCGTGCAGAAAACGCGGAAATCACAATCATGCACGGCGCACATCTATGTGCATATGCACATAGTTACATGCATAGTGCACTCGCGCCCACCTACGTGCGTGTGCCTGGTATCGGAGTGTAGCGATCTAATGAGCGTGTGGCGCCAGAAGCCAACGAAGGGAAGCCGAGTGGCAAGACCAGAGGAGGGCTTGAGACAGACAGCAGATACTGCCGGTTGCACGCGTCTAGGAAGGCTGCTGTGTGTTGGTCGCTGCCTTTTTTCCAGTACAGCTCCATCGACACGTTTGACGCGATTCAGCAGACCGAGGGAACCTTGACGGCAGGGCGCACGCTGCACGCGAACTGGCTGTCGCTACCCGGGGGAGTGTATCTGCACCGGCTCAAGTATTCGGTCCGAGGCAGTGGGCGTCAGCCGGGAACGCGCAGTTTCAAGAGTGAGAGTCTCGACTTTGCAGATTCCCTCGAACAGcgggcagaggccgcgggcgcggcgtaGAGCGtcacgcgacgcgcgcgccgccgagactCCACACGCCGGCCAGAGATCCGTGGAAAGGGAGGGAAAAGGGCGAGCAGAGATTCCGCGGCGCCTAGAGGAAAGAGTCACAAACTCGCACGACGGCTAGGGGTAGTCTAGCGACGAGctgagagcgcgagagacatcCCGGGAGTCGATTTTGTTTTTCATGTTCCTGGGAGTATCACAATTCTGCCGTTCCGGTCGCGCTTTTCTCTGCTCAGTGGAACGCGTTTCCCGCCGAGAAGCAGGGAGGaccgtcttccgcgccggaTGTTGGGGTAGCGAGGCTTGGTGAATGCGAGATGACTCGCGGATGCGGAGGCGGGAGCGAGAAAGACGTACACACGAGAGAGGCAGTCCGCGTGACCTCGCGAGGATGTTGTGAACGCTCTTCTCGTGTAGCTCCAGAACGCACGTTTCCAGGCGCCCGCTCCCCGCTGCGGAAGCGAGTCACGATTATCTctccccgccgtcgcgcgcgtgtgtgtgtcgctTTACGGTGCTGGCTTCTTTCGATTCGTTGAACATGCAgcacgcgcccgccgacgaggggcccgcgtcgcgggcgccgtctgcgtcggccTCGCGATCTGCACctttctcgctgtctcctggggacaggcgtctgctgctgatTTCTCCAGCGACGGTGATCTCGCAGCGGACCCCCAGTCAtctgtcgcgcgcggagattgtcggctttttctcgcgcttcggGGCTCTCTGTGGGCCTGGCGACGGGCTGGCCTTCCCGAACGACCGGCGAGACAGGCGTCTGCTGATTCGCTTCCTCCACCTGCAGGACGCGGTGCGCTGTCTGAGGGCTCTACAGGACGCGCCGGGGGgagcgggcgacgcgagcgagcggggcgacgcgagcgagcggaggagcgacggcctcctcgactcgcggcggaggagcgacggcctcctcgcctcgctccgaggggcgggaggcggccagcgagaccccggcgcgcgcggaggcgagggcggcgacacCTGGGGGCAtccgctgcagctgagcCGCGAAGACAAAATCAAACtttctgcgctgcgcgggaacgcccgcgccgtccaGCTCCTCCACGGCGAAGgcactctgcagcgcctgcgcgaactccagggagaggcggggggcggcaAGACGggcgagccggcggcgaccggcggcggcgcgcaggccggaTGCCAGTGcccaggcgaaggcggaagcCGACAGAGTCGAGGAGATATTGAGGCGcgcccgagccgcgcggccggcggcgtctcgggGGATTCGGCGACTCCCAGTGCGCTCTGGGCTGAGGAAGCGaacgccgctggcggcggccggggCGAAGCGGGAGCgtcagcgaagagagcgcaacttttcggcggcggcaggaaaAAGGGTGACTTGGGCGTGGAGGGCACAGCAAGTGCGAGTGATGCGTTAAACCCTCGCGGAACTGGCGAGAACGAGAAGGGAACGGAGGGCGAGCaccacgcgcggcggaggacggcgctgtctgagcagagagaggcacagTCGCGAAGCACCCCGCCGGTCGACAGCAGACAAACCCGAGACGACCTCACGGACCTGCTCACAGGGGCGGCGATCGCCGAGAGGCTGAAGcaagcggagggcgcgcgagccgatGCGAGCTTCCCTTTCGGCTTCCAAGACAGAGCCGCCTCATACGCCCGAGACGGCGCCGAGCTCGGAAGGGACGCCCTGCTGATGAGGCGAGACGatgaaggcgacggagagccggaagcggaagacgaagaaatgAAGATCGCCCGACGCAACGCAGAACTCGCCTACATTCGGTaagacagacacacgcgagtGAGAGTGGAACGCCCAGACACGGGCGAGCCCTAAAGCTCGGAATGCAGATAGCGTAGAGTATACGGGGGCAGTGCAATGAGACGGGCATTCAGTGGAATGAAGAAGCACGCGGAATACTTGTTCACTGGCGATGTGCGACGCTCAATGCACTGTCTTCAGCGAGGGATGAAACTGCGATTGCGCATCACGTCGTGTGTAGCAGGATCATGGACAATTTGTTCACGCAGGCTCGCCAGCCAGGGGGAATCGAAGACAGCGCGTGTTTTTGTGTGAATGCTGCGGCCTTCGACTTGACCTCGTGTGGATTTTCGCTCGTGTTGTTCATACACAGTTCATGCGAGACACGGTTTGAAGGCACGGCTGCCAGCCCCTCGTGGCTCATACAGGGTTCTGTGATTGCCACGTGCGAATAGTTTCTGATTGTAGGCAAAGCTGGTGACGGAAGACTCATGTAAGCCTCTGTGTTTGTTTTTTGCAGCCCGCGAGCAGAGGCGACACACAGCCTGATGATATCTTCGCTGGCGGGCTTTGTGTTCAGTGCAGAGAATCCATACGACAACTTCCTCATTCCGGTGCTCCCACGTCCGGCTCCGCCTGTCACTCCGCAGCCGACTGTtgcgccttctttctctcccaTGTAGTTTTTTGTTCGTTCTCGATGTCATTTGTCTCGCTTTTTCATCTTGAAGGCTGCTGCCCGTATGTCTCCACGTTCCTCTGTCCCCTGGACTCATCACACTGTCCATGTCAATTTTTCTCATTATTTCGTTTGCTGACTCGCcgtgtcgctctcctcca
The Besnoitia besnoiti strain Bb-Ger1 chromosome VIII, whole genome shotgun sequence genome window above contains:
- a CDS encoding hypothetical protein (encoded by transcript BESB_081740), which translates into the protein MKRKPKHQYKYSSIDTFDAIQQTEGTLTAGRTLHANWLSLPGGVYLHRLKYSVRGSGRQPGTRSFKSESLDFADSLEQRAEAAGAA
- a CDS encoding hypothetical protein (encoded by transcript BESB_081750) encodes the protein MQHAPADEGPASRAPSASASRSAPFSLSPGDRRLLLISPATVISQRTPSHLSRAEIVGFFSRFGALCGPGDGLAFPNDRRDRRLLIRFLHLQDAVRCLRALQDAPGGAGDASERGDASERRSDGLLDSRRRSDGLLASLRGAGGGQRDPGARGGEGGDTWGHPLQLSREDKIKLSALRGNARAVQLLHGEGTLQRLRELQGEAGGGKTGEPAATGGGAQAGCQCPGEGGSRQSRGDIEARPSRAAGGVSGDSATPSALWAEEANAAGGGRGEAGASAKRAQLFGGGRKKGDLGVEGTASASDALNPRGTGENEKGTEGEHHARRRTALSEQREAQSRSTPPVDSRQTRDDLTDLLTGAAIAERLKQAEGARADASFPFGFQDRAASYARDGAELGRDALLMRRDDEGDGEPEAEDEEMKIARRNAELAYIRPRAEATHSLMISSLAGFVFSAENPYDNFLIPVLPRPAPPVTPQPTVAPSFSPM